A genomic window from Algoriphagus sp. Y33 includes:
- a CDS encoding Rossmann-like and DUF2520 domain-containing protein, translated as MKFKIAILGAGNVAWHLAPALEDAGHVVTEVYARTIKSAEQITDRVYAGEPKDDLDFSASEAEIFIMAVKDSAILDLADEIILPEDSILVHTSGSVGLDMLNYSSATYTGIFYPLQSFTKGRKMEFGEVPFLLESDDEETLQKLKKLAKSLSPLTYIVRSKDRKAMHIAAVFASNFSNHMIRIAEEVMRRQGLDFDMLKPLIIETISKSLQMGAKAAQTGPAIRGDYETLEDHHRFLNYNEGIAEIYRLISQDIIDS; from the coding sequence ATGAAGTTTAAAATTGCTATTCTGGGTGCCGGAAATGTAGCTTGGCACCTTGCGCCCGCATTGGAAGATGCGGGACATGTGGTTACGGAAGTTTACGCCCGAACGATCAAAAGCGCAGAACAAATCACAGATCGGGTATATGCAGGTGAGCCCAAAGATGACTTGGATTTCTCAGCCAGTGAAGCAGAAATTTTTATTATGGCTGTGAAAGATTCTGCAATTTTAGACTTGGCGGATGAGATTATTCTGCCGGAGGATAGCATTTTGGTGCATACTTCAGGTTCCGTTGGATTAGATATGTTGAATTATAGCTCTGCAACCTACACCGGTATTTTCTACCCTTTACAGTCGTTTACCAAAGGGCGGAAAATGGAATTTGGTGAAGTGCCGTTTTTGTTGGAATCTGATGATGAGGAGACACTTCAAAAACTAAAAAAATTGGCTAAAAGCCTGTCTCCACTTACGTATATTGTGCGGTCCAAGGATAGGAAAGCCATGCATATTGCAGCGGTTTTTGCCAGCAATTTCTCCAATCATATGATAAGAATCGCTGAAGAGGTGATGCGGAGACAAGGGCTGGATTTCGATATGCTGAAACCGCTGATTATTGAAACGATTTCCAAAAGCCTTCAAATGGGTGCAAAAGCAGCTCAAACAGGTCCTGCGATACGGGGAGATTATGAAACCCTAGAAGATCATCATCGGTTTTTAAATTACAACGAAGGTATTGCTGAAATCTACCGGCTGATCTCCCAGGATATTATTGATAGCTGA
- a CDS encoding carbon-nitrogen hydrolase family protein, whose translation MDNTQVENISLSYLQPSDYKDLKAAMIEAYRSMPGSYWAESQIETLINKFPDGQVVIKINDQLAGCALSIIVNDAELEGEHTYKGITTNFTFDNHNNSGDMLYGIDVFIKPEFRGLRLGRRLYDYRKELCEKLNLKGIVFGGRIPNYHKYADKMEPKEYLEKVKLKEIYDPVLNFQLANDFHPARIMKNYLEGDAASSEFAVMLEWNNIYYEKPNKKASTNKTIVRLGLIQWQMRLYDNLDELMQQAEYFIDAVSGYRSDFALFPELFNAPLMAEFNHLSEAQAVRGLAKYTDEIVKRFAQLSVSYNINIITGSMPKIKNDKLYNVGYLCKRDGSIETYEKLHITPLEAKVWGMQGGSILKAFDTDCGKIGILICYDAEFPELSRILADEGMDILFIPFLTDTQNGYSRVRNCAMARAIENECYVAMAGSVGNLPKVHNMDMQYAQSMVITPCDFPFPSNGIKAEATPNNEMTLIADVDLSLLRELNEFGSVRNLKDRRTDLFELRLK comes from the coding sequence ATGGACAATACCCAAGTAGAAAACATATCGCTATCCTATCTTCAACCCTCGGACTATAAAGACCTCAAAGCCGCTATGATCGAAGCATACAGAAGTATGCCCGGGTCGTACTGGGCTGAAAGCCAGATTGAAACATTAATCAATAAATTCCCTGATGGACAGGTAGTTATCAAAATAAATGATCAATTGGCAGGCTGTGCACTCTCTATCATCGTAAATGATGCTGAATTGGAAGGTGAACATACATACAAGGGCATTACCACAAATTTCACTTTTGACAATCACAACAATTCCGGCGACATGCTTTATGGAATTGATGTCTTTATCAAACCTGAATTCCGAGGGCTTCGGCTGGGCCGAAGACTATATGATTACCGAAAGGAGCTCTGCGAAAAACTGAATCTAAAAGGAATTGTCTTTGGCGGACGAATCCCCAATTATCACAAGTATGCGGATAAAATGGAACCAAAAGAATACCTGGAAAAAGTAAAACTCAAGGAGATTTACGACCCCGTCTTGAATTTCCAACTGGCGAATGACTTCCATCCAGCACGGATTATGAAGAATTACCTCGAAGGGGATGCTGCATCTAGTGAATTTGCTGTAATGCTGGAGTGGAATAATATTTACTACGAAAAACCCAACAAAAAGGCATCTACCAACAAAACCATCGTACGTTTAGGGCTGATCCAATGGCAAATGCGTTTGTATGATAATTTGGATGAACTCATGCAGCAGGCAGAGTATTTTATAGATGCGGTATCTGGATATCGATCCGATTTTGCGCTTTTTCCCGAGCTGTTCAATGCGCCACTGATGGCAGAATTCAATCATTTAAGCGAAGCACAGGCAGTGCGTGGGCTGGCAAAATATACCGACGAAATTGTCAAGCGATTTGCACAGCTGTCCGTCTCCTACAATATCAACATCATCACAGGCTCCATGCCAAAAATCAAAAATGATAAACTGTATAATGTAGGCTATCTCTGCAAACGGGACGGATCTATTGAAACCTATGAAAAGCTTCATATCACACCGCTGGAGGCCAAAGTCTGGGGGATGCAGGGAGGCAGTATCTTAAAAGCATTTGATACGGATTGTGGCAAAATCGGGATTCTTATCTGCTACGATGCCGAGTTCCCGGAATTGAGTAGAATACTTGCCGATGAAGGCATGGACATTCTATTTATACCCTTCCTTACGGATACGCAGAATGGCTATTCCCGCGTCAGAAATTGTGCGATGGCGAGAGCGATTGAGAATGAATGCTATGTAGCTATGGCGGGAAGTGTAGGAAATCTGCCTAAGGTTCACAACATGGACATGCAGTATGCCCAATCCATGGTAATCACACCATGTGATTTCCCTTTTCCAAGCAATGGAATCAAAGCTGAGGCCACTCCAAATAATGAGATGACGCTGATCGCAGATGTGGATCTTTCGCTCCTGAGAGAATTGAATGAATTTGGCAGTGTACGAAATCTAAAAGACCGGAGAACAGATTTGTTCGAACTCAGACTGAAATAG
- a CDS encoding 2-oxoglutarate dehydrogenase E1 component, with amino-acid sequence MDKFSYIANAHVSYIDELYSSYKSDPESIDLSWKEFFDGFDFALTNYGDGENMASSNGKAVVPAKNGALATPGTIMDMEQLPKEIKVRALIHAYRSRAHLRSKTNPVRERRDRKALIDPQDFGLGPEDMNMEFQAGNEIGIGNAKLSKILDSLKSIYEGSVGFEYLYIRDPEMLDWFKTKVEKEALAFNPTHEEKKRILSKLNQAVVFENFLHTKYLGQKRFSLEGGESTIPFLDALINTSSLLGVREVMIGMAHRGRLNVLANIMGKTYEQIFSEFEGTAKPDLTMGDGDVKYHMGYSSDIVTHSENKVHLKLAPNPSHLEAVDPVVEGFLRAKIDSEYKGDVSKVLPILIHGDAAVAGQGIVYEVTQMESLKGYNTGGTIHFVINNQVGFTTDFDDARSSIYCTDVAKIIDAPVIHVNGDNAEAVVFAAKLAAEFRQKFSRDIFVDMVCYRRHGHNESDEPKFTQPELYNIISKHPNPREIYVKRLAERGDVEAKLASQMDEEFRQLLQDRLNLVKEKPLPYQATRFEQEWSNLRRSKPEDFDQSPETGISQELIEKVAEALTVIPKGFKPLKQIEAQLKQRKEMFFQSKTLNWAAAELLAYGSLTLEGKTVRLTGQDVQRGTFSHRHAVLHDANTNKAYNSLKEMKDRKGDFYIYNSLLSEYAVLGFEYGYAMANPNALTIWEAQFGDFANGAQTMIDQFITSGESKWQKMNGLVMLLPHGYEGQGPEHSNARPERFLQLAAEYNTIVANVTEPSNFFHLLRRQLAWEFRKPCIVMSPKSLLRHPKVVSPLSEFTEGSFREVLPDTTVNAKEVKRVVLCSGKIYYDLEEAREKEKVKDVALVRIEQLHPLPKKKMLEVLAGYPEAEIVWVQEEPSNMGYWNYILRLLYKELPMEVIARKASASPATGYNKVHVEEQKSIIAQALKLK; translated from the coding sequence ATGGATAAGTTTTCTTATATCGCTAATGCTCACGTGTCCTACATCGATGAGCTTTACTCTTCTTATAAGAGTGACCCAGAATCAATCGACCTAAGCTGGAAAGAATTTTTCGACGGCTTTGACTTTGCGCTGACCAATTATGGTGATGGAGAAAACATGGCTTCATCAAATGGGAAGGCTGTTGTTCCTGCTAAGAATGGAGCATTGGCCACTCCTGGCACCATCATGGACATGGAGCAGTTGCCAAAGGAAATTAAGGTTAGAGCTTTGATACATGCGTATCGCTCCAGAGCTCACTTGAGATCGAAGACCAACCCTGTACGGGAACGTAGGGATAGAAAAGCATTAATTGACCCTCAGGATTTTGGTTTAGGCCCAGAGGACATGAATATGGAATTCCAAGCTGGAAATGAGATTGGAATCGGAAATGCCAAATTGTCAAAGATATTGGATTCACTGAAGTCTATTTATGAAGGATCAGTGGGATTTGAATACTTATATATACGTGATCCTGAGATGTTGGATTGGTTTAAAACCAAAGTCGAAAAAGAAGCTTTGGCTTTTAATCCTACTCACGAAGAGAAAAAGAGGATTCTGTCGAAGTTAAACCAGGCAGTGGTTTTTGAGAACTTTTTGCATACCAAATACCTTGGTCAGAAGCGCTTCTCTCTTGAAGGAGGGGAAAGTACTATCCCATTTTTGGATGCTTTGATCAATACTTCTTCCCTGTTGGGGGTGAGGGAAGTAATGATTGGGATGGCCCATCGGGGGCGTCTGAATGTGCTGGCTAATATTATGGGCAAAACCTACGAACAGATTTTTTCTGAATTCGAAGGGACGGCAAAGCCGGATTTGACTATGGGTGACGGCGATGTGAAGTACCACATGGGCTATTCCAGCGATATTGTTACACATTCAGAAAACAAGGTTCACTTGAAATTGGCTCCAAACCCTTCTCACTTGGAGGCAGTGGATCCAGTGGTAGAGGGTTTCCTTCGCGCAAAAATCGATTCTGAATACAAAGGTGACGTTTCGAAAGTGCTTCCTATTTTGATTCACGGAGATGCAGCTGTCGCGGGACAAGGCATTGTTTATGAAGTGACTCAGATGGAGAGCCTGAAAGGATATAATACGGGTGGTACTATCCACTTTGTGATTAATAACCAAGTAGGGTTTACAACGGATTTTGACGATGCACGATCTTCTATCTACTGTACTGATGTAGCTAAAATCATCGATGCCCCGGTAATCCATGTGAATGGTGATAATGCGGAGGCTGTAGTATTTGCTGCCAAACTTGCAGCGGAATTCAGGCAGAAGTTTAGCCGTGATATTTTTGTGGATATGGTTTGCTACAGACGTCATGGACACAACGAATCTGATGAGCCGAAATTCACGCAGCCGGAACTCTATAATATCATTTCCAAGCATCCGAATCCAAGAGAGATTTACGTGAAACGATTGGCAGAGCGTGGTGATGTGGAGGCAAAATTGGCTTCGCAAATGGATGAGGAATTCAGACAATTATTACAGGATCGTCTGAATTTGGTGAAGGAAAAGCCGCTTCCTTATCAGGCTACCCGCTTTGAGCAGGAGTGGAGCAATTTGAGAAGATCCAAGCCGGAAGACTTTGATCAATCTCCGGAAACCGGGATTAGTCAAGAGTTGATCGAAAAAGTTGCTGAAGCACTTACCGTGATCCCGAAAGGGTTCAAGCCATTGAAGCAAATAGAGGCGCAGCTGAAACAGCGCAAGGAAATGTTTTTCCAATCAAAAACTTTGAACTGGGCTGCTGCTGAACTGCTAGCTTATGGTTCTTTGACTCTGGAGGGAAAGACAGTCCGATTGACAGGTCAAGATGTGCAAAGAGGTACCTTCTCTCACCGTCATGCGGTACTTCATGATGCAAATACCAATAAAGCCTACAATTCCCTAAAGGAAATGAAGGACAGAAAAGGGGACTTTTACATTTACAATTCTCTGCTTTCTGAATATGCCGTATTGGGTTTCGAATATGGATACGCCATGGCAAACCCAAATGCATTAACAATCTGGGAAGCTCAGTTTGGTGATTTCGCCAACGGCGCACAGACCATGATCGACCAATTTATCACTTCCGGGGAATCAAAATGGCAGAAAATGAATGGGTTGGTAATGTTGCTCCCTCACGGCTATGAAGGTCAAGGTCCGGAGCATTCCAATGCCCGACCCGAGAGGTTCCTTCAGCTGGCGGCAGAGTATAATACGATAGTTGCAAATGTAACGGAGCCTTCGAATTTCTTTCACTTGCTAAGACGACAGTTGGCGTGGGAATTCAGAAAGCCATGTATCGTAATGTCTCCCAAGTCTCTTTTGAGACACCCGAAAGTAGTTTCCCCACTTTCCGAGTTTACCGAAGGTTCCTTCAGGGAAGTGCTTCCTGATACCACGGTGAATGCAAAAGAAGTGAAACGCGTTGTGCTTTGTTCGGGAAAAATCTATTACGACTTGGAAGAAGCCCGTGAGAAGGAAAAAGTAAAAGATGTAGCACTAGTTAGAATAGAACAATTGCACCCACTTCCAAAAAAGAAAATGTTGGAAGTACTGGCCGGTTATCCGGAAGCGGAGATAGTTTGGGTTCAGGAAGAGCCATCAAACATGGGCTATTGGAATTATATTCTTAGACTGCTTTACAAGGAGTTGCCTATGGAAGTGATTGCCAGAAAAGCCAGTGCTTCTCCTGCGACGGGTTATAATAAAGTCCACGTGGAAGAGCAAAAAAGTATTATAGCTCAAGCACTTAAATTGAAATAA
- the odhB gene encoding 2-oxoglutarate dehydrogenase complex dihydrolipoyllysine-residue succinyltransferase → MSKEIKVPAVGESITEVTIGQWFKKDGDEVQMDEVLCELESDKATFELPAEAAGVLKIKAQEGDVLEIGAVICEIDEAGTPGKSAESKSAEDSEKAKEETKSSGTKSTGEVKEMVVPTVGESITEVTLANWLKSDGDYVKLDEIIAEVDSDKATFELPAEASGILRHVAQEGDVLEIGGMICKIEVTEGEPTEVASSESPTAPAPSASSGNTNYATGHASPAASKILAEKGVSPESVKGTGKDGRITKEDAQSAQKPASAQAKAESKSAVSSAPAPVAGSRNERREKMSSLRKTVARRLVSVKNETAMLTTFNEVNMKPIMDLRSKFKEQFKEKHGVGLGFMSFFTKAVCVALQEWPSVNAKIDGNEIVFNDFCDISIAVSAPKGLVVPVIRNAEAMSFDQIEKEVVRLAGKARDNKLSIEEMTGGTFTLTNGGIFGSMMSTPIINAPQSAILGMHNIVQRPMAVNGEVVILPMMYVALSYDHRIIDGRESVSFLVRVKELLEDPTRLLFGV, encoded by the coding sequence ATGAGCAAAGAAATTAAAGTTCCGGCTGTAGGAGAGTCCATCACGGAGGTGACGATCGGCCAATGGTTTAAAAAAGATGGAGACGAGGTTCAAATGGACGAAGTTCTATGTGAATTGGAATCCGATAAAGCCACGTTTGAGTTGCCGGCAGAAGCGGCAGGTGTACTTAAAATCAAAGCTCAAGAAGGAGATGTGTTGGAAATAGGAGCTGTGATCTGCGAGATTGATGAGGCTGGAACTCCGGGTAAATCCGCGGAGAGTAAGTCGGCTGAAGATTCGGAAAAAGCCAAAGAAGAAACCAAATCATCAGGCACTAAATCTACAGGGGAAGTGAAGGAGATGGTGGTTCCTACCGTAGGTGAATCCATCACTGAGGTTACCTTGGCTAATTGGCTAAAAAGTGATGGGGATTATGTGAAGTTGGATGAAATAATCGCGGAAGTAGATTCCGATAAAGCGACTTTTGAATTACCCGCTGAGGCATCGGGAATTCTTCGCCATGTAGCCCAAGAGGGTGATGTGCTTGAGATCGGTGGAATGATCTGTAAGATAGAAGTAACAGAAGGTGAGCCGACAGAAGTAGCTTCTTCGGAATCTCCGACTGCTCCGGCACCTTCAGCCAGTTCAGGGAACACAAATTATGCTACAGGACATGCTTCTCCTGCAGCGTCCAAGATTTTGGCTGAAAAAGGTGTTTCTCCCGAATCTGTGAAAGGAACAGGCAAAGACGGTAGAATTACAAAAGAAGATGCCCAATCGGCTCAAAAGCCGGCTTCTGCTCAGGCAAAAGCTGAAAGCAAATCTGCTGTAAGTTCAGCTCCCGCTCCGGTTGCAGGATCTAGAAATGAGCGCAGGGAGAAAATGTCCTCATTGAGAAAAACTGTTGCCAGAAGGCTGGTGTCAGTGAAAAATGAGACAGCAATGCTCACTACATTCAATGAAGTGAACATGAAGCCAATTATGGATTTAAGATCCAAATTCAAAGAGCAATTCAAAGAGAAACATGGTGTGGGGCTTGGATTTATGTCCTTCTTCACCAAAGCGGTGTGTGTAGCGCTTCAAGAGTGGCCATCCGTTAACGCCAAAATTGACGGAAATGAGATTGTTTTCAATGATTTCTGCGACATCTCTATTGCTGTATCCGCTCCAAAAGGGCTGGTGGTTCCGGTGATCAGAAATGCTGAAGCCATGAGTTTTGACCAGATCGAAAAAGAAGTGGTAAGACTAGCCGGTAAGGCCAGGGACAATAAGCTTTCTATCGAGGAGATGACTGGTGGAACATTCACCCTGACAAATGGTGGTATCTTCGGTTCGATGATGTCCACGCCGATTATCAATGCTCCGCAATCAGCCATTCTGGGAATGCACAACATCGTGCAGCGCCCCATGGCTGTGAATGGAGAAGTGGTCATTCTTCCGATGATGTATGTGGCCCTTTCTTACGATCACCGAATCATCGATGGGCGCGAGTCAGTGAGCTTTCTGGTAAGGGTGAAAGAATTGCTTGAAGATCCGACCAGGTTGTTGTTTGGAGTTTAA
- a CDS encoding SusD/RagB family nutrient-binding outer membrane lipoprotein gives MKRYIYSLICAVMLLLVSSCELDLLDDPNKVTPTLASPNFLLNRIQLDYKDFYNALSNTGMSLTRIVNQGSAQYESAYTPQSTNGWWSNSYANILADINFLVPLAEELNYQRHLGIAKTIKAMVLFNLVDSYGDVPLSEALDPLNYFPKVDPGASVYEAAFMALNEAAVHFTATTSMDTTPLNDYYYGRDYAKWIRLVNTLKLRYYINTKLVNQAASTAGISALVAEGNMLKGGDDFVFRFGTSNANPDSRHPSFTGSYTSGGGTYHSTYYMWHMTEAKGFDDPRARYYWYRQVTVNSTNPDEIECITQIAPPQYLVGNFIYCLPGKRGYWGRDHLDPDGVPPDGLKRTVWGLYPAGGRFDNDSGAPTNNPSLGAQGAGLYPIMLAAYVDFMLAEAALTLNADAAAAKSYMLSAVEKHMDFVTDFAASSRESANVSDFYASQNRNISAEVASYLTYVGNEYDVASNKMYIIGREYWLSLFGNGVESLNLYKRTGQPQGMQPGLEEDPGLFPRSFLYPNNYMVTNNNAVQKSSLGAQVFWDTNPAGNAWIY, from the coding sequence ATGAAAAGATATATATATAGTCTCATCTGCGCAGTAATGTTGCTTTTGGTTTCTTCCTGTGAGCTTGATCTATTGGATGATCCTAACAAAGTAACACCAACATTAGCGTCTCCTAATTTTCTGCTGAATCGTATTCAGTTGGATTATAAGGATTTCTATAATGCATTGAGTAACACAGGTATGAGCTTGACCCGAATTGTCAATCAGGGAAGTGCTCAATACGAAAGTGCCTATACGCCACAGTCGACAAATGGTTGGTGGTCTAATTCCTATGCAAATATCCTGGCGGATATTAACTTTCTAGTGCCATTGGCAGAGGAGTTAAACTACCAAAGGCATCTGGGCATTGCAAAAACAATAAAAGCAATGGTGCTTTTTAATCTAGTGGACTCATATGGTGATGTTCCATTGAGTGAGGCACTTGATCCTTTAAATTACTTTCCAAAGGTAGACCCTGGTGCTTCGGTTTATGAAGCTGCATTTATGGCCTTGAATGAAGCTGCTGTACATTTTACGGCCACTACCTCCATGGATACTACTCCGCTAAATGATTATTATTACGGTAGAGATTATGCGAAATGGATTAGACTGGTGAATACGTTAAAGTTGAGATATTACATCAATACTAAGTTGGTGAATCAGGCTGCATCTACTGCGGGGATCAGTGCTTTGGTTGCAGAGGGTAATATGCTTAAAGGGGGCGATGATTTCGTATTCAGATTTGGCACCTCAAATGCTAACCCTGACTCAAGACATCCAAGCTTTACCGGCTCATATACCTCAGGTGGAGGTACTTATCACTCTACCTATTACATGTGGCATATGACTGAGGCTAAGGGGTTTGATGACCCAAGAGCTAGGTACTATTGGTACCGTCAGGTAACGGTAAACTCTACCAATCCTGATGAAATCGAATGTATTACTCAGATTGCGCCTCCTCAATATTTAGTGGGTAATTTCATCTACTGTCTTCCGGGTAAAAGAGGTTACTGGGGTCGTGATCACCTAGATCCAGACGGTGTACCGCCGGATGGGTTGAAAAGAACAGTGTGGGGCTTGTATCCTGCAGGTGGTAGATTTGATAACGATTCCGGTGCTCCTACAAACAATCCTTCGTTGGGGGCTCAAGGCGCAGGTCTATATCCTATTATGCTGGCTGCTTACGTTGATTTTATGCTGGCTGAGGCAGCTTTGACTCTTAATGCAGATGCTGCCGCTGCTAAATCTTACATGCTTTCTGCGGTGGAGAAGCACATGGATTTTGTGACTGATTTTGCTGCTTCTTCCAGGGAATCCGCTAATGTATCGGATTTCTATGCCAGCCAAAACCGTAATATTTCTGCGGAGGTTGCTTCTTATCTTACTTACGTGGGCAATGAATACGATGTTGCTTCAAATAAAATGTACATCATTGGCCGCGAATACTGGTTGTCATTGTTTGGTAACGGAGTAGAGTCTCTAAACCTATACAAGAGGACTGGCCAGCCGCAAGGCATGCAGCCGGGACTTGAAGAAGATCCAGGATTATTTCCCCGCTCATTCTTATACCCTAATAACTACATGGTTACAAATAACAATGCTGTTCAGAAATCCAGTTTGGGTGCACAGGTGTTCTGGGATACAAATCCAGCCGGCAATGCTTGGATTTACTAA
- a CDS encoding pirin family protein — MRIIKKIHKAEYRPIADLLTYSAMPSRTLDHLDPFIFLNHHGFQTYPAHNRGLPFGPHPHRGMETVTFILEGDIMHLDSSGHESVIGPGGVQYMTAGSGLIHSEVSSSEFKKKGGDLEILQLWLNLPADKKMMKPSYVGLQKDKIPTFTLDSGRVKIQQLFGEWNGSKGAFEGNFPITMSTIHLEAGGKFEKSVAEDENIFFYVVRGILKVNDKEVNCRNLIEFENQGDVIHVEAAEDAVIILGHALPFNESMVAQGPFVMNTQAQIQEAYDDYEAGKFGTWSH, encoded by the coding sequence ATGCGAATAATCAAGAAAATACATAAGGCAGAGTATAGACCCATAGCTGACTTGCTGACCTACAGCGCGATGCCTTCACGTACACTTGACCATTTAGATCCGTTTATATTTTTAAACCATCACGGCTTCCAGACTTATCCGGCTCACAACCGGGGATTGCCTTTCGGGCCACATCCGCATCGTGGAATGGAAACTGTCACATTCATCCTGGAAGGGGACATTATGCACTTGGATTCATCGGGTCACGAGTCTGTCATTGGCCCCGGCGGAGTGCAATACATGACTGCGGGAAGCGGCCTCATCCACTCAGAAGTAAGCAGCTCTGAGTTCAAAAAGAAAGGGGGAGATCTGGAAATCCTTCAGCTTTGGTTGAATCTGCCCGCAGATAAGAAAATGATGAAACCAAGTTACGTTGGCCTTCAAAAGGATAAAATCCCAACTTTTACACTAGACAGTGGGAGAGTAAAGATTCAGCAGCTATTTGGAGAATGGAACGGAAGCAAAGGAGCTTTCGAAGGTAATTTTCCGATCACAATGAGCACGATACACTTAGAAGCAGGTGGGAAATTTGAAAAGTCAGTTGCTGAAGATGAAAATATTTTCTTTTATGTTGTTCGTGGAATTCTCAAGGTCAATGACAAGGAAGTCAATTGTCGAAATTTGATTGAATTTGAAAATCAAGGCGATGTAATCCATGTTGAAGCCGCCGAAGATGCGGTGATAATTTTAGGACATGCCTTGCCCTTCAATGAGTCTATGGTCGCTCAAGGCCCTTTCGTAATGAATACGCAAGCCCAAATTCAAGAAGCATACGACGATTATGAGGCAGGAAAATTCGGAACTTGGTCGCACTGA
- the lpdA gene encoding dihydrolipoyl dehydrogenase: MYDVIVIGSGPGGYVAAIRCAQLGLKTAIVEKYPTLGGTCLNVGCIPSKALLDSSEHYHNAAHTFKTHGINLSNLKVDLKQMITRKDDVVKQNTDGIQYLMKKNKIDVHQGVGSFVDKTTVKVTKNDGSSSDIQGKNIIIATGSKPSSLPFIKLDKDRVITSTEALNLKEIPKHLVVIGGGVIGLELGSVYARMGAKVSVIEFMDSLIPTMDRTMGKELQKSLKKIGFEFFLKHKVTAVEAKGKEVTVKAEDSKGETIEVKGDYVLVSIGRKPYTDGLNAEAAGVKITDRGQIEVNDHLQTNVPNIYAIGDVVKGAMLAHKAEEEGVFVAETILGQKPHINYNLIPGVVYTWPEVAAVGFTEEQLKEKGIKYKTGKFPFMASGRARASMDTDGLVKVLADAETDEILGVHMIGPRTADMIAEAVVAMEYRASAEDIARMSHAHPTYTEAFKEACLAATDNRALHI, translated from the coding sequence ATGTATGACGTTATAGTAATTGGTTCCGGTCCGGGTGGATATGTCGCAGCAATTCGATGCGCACAGCTAGGGTTGAAGACCGCCATTGTCGAAAAATATCCTACGCTTGGAGGTACCTGTCTTAATGTAGGCTGTATCCCTTCCAAAGCACTTTTGGATTCCTCTGAGCATTACCACAATGCGGCTCATACGTTCAAGACCCATGGGATAAATCTAAGCAACCTGAAAGTAGATCTGAAACAGATGATCACTAGAAAGGATGATGTGGTAAAGCAAAACACAGATGGTATTCAGTACCTGATGAAGAAGAATAAAATCGACGTTCATCAGGGAGTTGGTTCGTTCGTGGATAAAACCACGGTGAAAGTCACCAAGAACGACGGATCATCTTCCGATATTCAGGGTAAAAATATAATCATAGCCACTGGGTCTAAGCCCTCTTCATTGCCTTTCATCAAGCTGGACAAAGACAGAGTGATCACCTCTACTGAAGCGTTGAACCTGAAAGAGATACCAAAACACCTAGTTGTGATCGGCGGTGGTGTGATTGGTTTGGAATTGGGTTCTGTCTATGCGAGAATGGGAGCAAAGGTTTCTGTGATTGAATTTATGGATTCGCTTATCCCTACCATGGATCGTACCATGGGCAAAGAACTCCAAAAGTCCTTGAAAAAAATCGGCTTTGAATTTTTCTTAAAGCATAAAGTGACTGCAGTGGAAGCCAAAGGCAAAGAAGTTACTGTTAAAGCTGAAGACTCTAAGGGAGAAACGATCGAGGTGAAAGGGGATTATGTCTTGGTTTCTATCGGCAGAAAACCATACACTGATGGCTTGAATGCTGAAGCTGCCGGAGTGAAGATCACTGATAGAGGTCAGATCGAAGTCAATGATCATTTACAGACCAATGTACCGAATATCTATGCGATAGGAGATGTGGTGAAAGGTGCCATGCTAGCGCATAAGGCTGAAGAGGAAGGCGTATTTGTGGCTGAAACCATTTTAGGTCAAAAGCCACACATTAATTACAATCTGATTCCCGGTGTAGTATATACTTGGCCTGAAGTAGCGGCTGTAGGTTTTACTGAGGAACAGCTGAAGGAAAAAGGCATTAAGTACAAAACGGGGAAGTTTCCATTTATGGCTTCCGGACGTGCAAGAGCGTCTATGGATACAGATGGATTGGTAAAGGTTCTGGCAGACGCTGAGACGGATGAGATTCTGGGAGTACATATGATCGGCCCAAGAACTGCGGATATGATCGCTGAAGCTGTGGTGGCTATGGAATATCGGGCCTCAGCGGAAGATATCGCCAGAATGTCCCATGCACACCCGACTTACACAGAAGCATTCAAAGAAGCTTGTTTGGCTGCTACAGACAATAGAGCACTGCATATTTAA